A DNA window from Shewanella baltica contains the following coding sequences:
- a CDS encoding YkvA family protein, giving the protein MLALHLHYTAEDAATLIWAKSLIYSALEYLILPIYAIPDMLPGIGLSNDIAVMSATLATSRLM; this is encoded by the coding sequence GTGTTGGCACTACATCTACATTATACGGCCGAAGATGCAGCAACGCTAATCTGGGCTAAGAGCCTTATATATTCAGCGCTGGAATATTTAATCCTGCCTATTTATGCCATTCCGGACATGCTCCCTGGTATCGGCTTGAGCAATGATATCGCAGTCATGAGTGCCACACTGGCGACTTCGCGGCTCATGTAG
- a CDS encoding HDIG domain-containing metalloprotein: MNITHDSRGNVVICAMKPILTRYSENEYIQLTQLLGSTKEKLLGRFLKLLSLVTCPELQPFVNFIFERTDILKIFIKAQASYQHHHSYANGLFEHSIEVAEMTYHNAKHLQHSEIECQTGLVAGLFHDIGKIYAMLNQHIEHYVPGPHESYNFAILAKPLGELGTINSKVFALLSDLLAAKPYGHKVRYAMEYVLQQADRSSAQSGYVRDQFKSLPAHYDFRKVGDSVIRRLN, from the coding sequence ATGAACATTACTCATGATAGCCGAGGTAATGTCGTTATCTGTGCGATGAAACCCATACTCACTCGTTACAGTGAAAATGAATATATTCAGTTAACTCAGCTACTGGGTTCGACAAAAGAGAAGTTGCTGGGTCGTTTTTTGAAGTTATTAAGCCTAGTGACTTGTCCTGAACTACAGCCCTTCGTCAATTTTATCTTTGAGAGAACAGACATTCTTAAGATATTTATCAAGGCCCAAGCCAGTTATCAGCATCACCATTCCTATGCCAATGGACTATTTGAACATAGCATAGAGGTCGCTGAGATGACCTATCACAATGCCAAACATCTACAGCATTCAGAAATCGAGTGTCAGACAGGACTGGTAGCGGGGTTATTTCATGATATTGGTAAAATTTATGCCATGTTAAACCAGCACATTGAACATTATGTGCCTGGCCCACATGAGAGTTACAACTTCGCGATTCTAGCTAAGCCTCTGGGTGAACTGGGCACCATCAACAGTAAGGTATTTGCTCTACTGAGCGACTTACTTGCTGCAAAACCCTATGGCCATAAAGTCCGCTATGCAATGGAATACGTACTTCAGCAAGCAGACCGCAGCTCTGCACAATCGGGGTATGTACGTGATCAGTTTAAGTCATTACCCGCCCACTATGATTTTAGAAAAGTCGGTGATTCTGTCATCCGAAGATTAAATTAA